A section of the Rummeliibacillus pycnus genome encodes:
- a CDS encoding CDP-glycerol glycerophosphotransferase family protein codes for MKKKIVLLCDFGDNARFVVNELATRDFKDIVILRTDKCKERFNRSGARTVLSFNLTKFPDYIQGLYHLATAETILIDNYFAILSVMNFRPNVECIQLWHAAGAVKKFGLQDPSVLFRSPAAVRRFKRVYSRMNKVIVGSDEMVPIFKAAFGMKDHQVLRLGIPRTDFFYTPSAVESARNEILTKYPLLNGKKVILYAPTFRDQQLDVQSIPINFQDIMEQLGENYVMMIKLHPAVAQNMGDINHPFIISVENEVAVNKLLCVTDYIITDYSSIPFEFSLLGKPQIFYPYDLEKYEMERGFWTDYNELVPGPVVSTDDELVYVLQKDEFDMEQIKAFSKAWNMFSDGHASSKLVDYLLKK; via the coding sequence TTGAAGAAAAAAATCGTGTTACTTTGTGATTTTGGCGATAATGCTCGATTTGTTGTAAATGAACTTGCGACTCGTGACTTTAAAGATATTGTGATTTTACGTACTGATAAATGTAAAGAACGTTTTAATCGATCTGGTGCTCGAACAGTCCTGTCATTTAACTTAACAAAATTTCCTGATTATATCCAGGGATTGTATCATTTAGCAACAGCTGAAACCATTTTAATTGATAATTATTTTGCAATTCTAAGTGTGATGAATTTCCGTCCAAATGTAGAATGTATTCAATTATGGCATGCAGCAGGTGCGGTAAAAAAATTTGGATTACAAGATCCAAGTGTTTTATTCCGTTCCCCTGCTGCTGTTCGACGTTTTAAGCGTGTATATAGCCGTATGAATAAAGTAATTGTGGGGTCAGATGAAATGGTCCCTATTTTCAAAGCTGCATTTGGTATGAAAGATCATCAGGTTTTACGTTTAGGGATCCCACGTACGGATTTCTTTTATACTCCATCTGCGGTTGAATCGGCAAGAAATGAGATACTGACAAAATATCCACTATTAAATGGCAAGAAAGTTATATTGTATGCTCCAACTTTCCGTGATCAGCAACTTGATGTACAAAGTATTCCAATAAATTTTCAGGATATAATGGAGCAACTTGGTGAAAACTACGTTATGATGATCAAGCTACATCCAGCTGTAGCACAAAATATGGGAGATATTAATCATCCGTTCATTATCTCCGTTGAAAATGAAGTAGCTGTAAATAAACTACTATGTGTGACAGATTATATAATTACCGACTACTCTTCGATTCCGTTTGAATTTTCTTTATTAGGTAAACCACAAATTTTTTATCCATATGATTTAGAAAAGTATGAGATGGAACGTGGTTTTTGGACAGATTATAACGAATTAGTTCCTGGACCTGTAGTATCAACAGATGATGAGCTTGTATACGTGTTGCAAAAGGATGAGTTTGATATGGAACAAATCAAGGCATTTTCTAAAGCGTGGAATATGTTCTCAGATGGTCATGCAAGTAGCAAATTAGTCGACTATTTACTAAAAAAGTAA
- the tagD gene encoding glycerol-3-phosphate cytidylyltransferase codes for MKRVITYGTFDLLHVGHVNILRRAKALGDYLVVAISSDEFNALKGKKAYYSYEDRKTILEAIKYVDEVIPENTWEQKIQDVKDHNIDIFVMGHDWEGKFDFLKDYCEVIYLPRTEGISTTKIKKDLNAAATTVK; via the coding sequence ATGAAAAGAGTAATTACGTATGGTACGTTTGATTTATTACATGTTGGTCATGTTAATATACTACGCCGTGCCAAAGCACTTGGCGATTACCTAGTTGTTGCAATTTCTAGTGACGAATTCAATGCATTAAAAGGTAAAAAAGCTTACTACAGCTATGAAGATCGCAAAACCATTCTTGAAGCTATCAAATATGTGGATGAAGTTATTCCTGAAAACACTTGGGAACAAAAAATCCAAGACGTAAAGGATCACAATATTGATATTTTCGTAATGGGACATGACTGGGAAGGAAAGTTTGACTTCTTGAAAGATTACTGTGAAGTTATTTACCTTCCACGTACTGAAGGCATCTCAACAACAAAGATTAAAAAAGATTTAAACGCAGCAGCAACTACTGTGAAATAA
- a CDS encoding aminotransferase class I/II-fold pyridoxal phosphate-dependent enzyme, whose protein sequence is MSLSMNPHMDKLGLPGIRKFSNQLVNYPDAINLTIGQPDFPTPEAVKQAGIRAIENNLTTYSANPGLIELRKAVAAFFEEKYNCHYKPENEILVTNGATQAIDSVFRTILEVGDEIILPAPIYSGYEPIITYCGAKSVYLDTTDTDFQPSAERLEKLITPKTKAVLFNFPSNPTGATISHEQMDALAEVLKKHDIYVISDEIYSENTFVGEHRSFGSYTELKDKLFLIHGLSKSHSMTGWRIGFLMADARLIGEVAKIHSFNAICAALPSQYAAIEALTNCKDTPQEMNKSYIKRRDYVYDRLVKMGIEVKKPNGAFYIFPSIKKFGLTSEEFALRLMKRKEGGVGVIPGSVFTPYGEGYLRITYAYSDEELKEGMDRLEAFVETL, encoded by the coding sequence ATGTCTTTATCAATGAACCCACATATGGATAAACTAGGCTTGCCAGGTATTCGTAAATTTTCAAATCAGTTAGTCAATTATCCAGATGCGATTAACCTAACAATCGGTCAACCAGATTTCCCAACTCCTGAAGCAGTAAAACAAGCAGGGATTCGAGCGATTGAAAATAATTTAACAACGTACTCAGCTAATCCAGGTTTAATCGAATTACGTAAAGCAGTGGCCGCCTTCTTCGAAGAAAAATATAATTGTCACTACAAACCTGAAAATGAGATTCTAGTAACGAATGGAGCAACACAAGCGATTGACTCTGTTTTCCGTACGATCTTAGAAGTAGGGGACGAAATCATCTTACCAGCACCGATCTATTCAGGATATGAACCAATTATTACGTACTGTGGTGCTAAATCAGTTTACTTAGATACAACAGATACAGATTTCCAACCATCTGCTGAGCGTTTAGAAAAATTAATCACACCAAAAACAAAAGCGGTATTATTTAACTTCCCGTCTAACCCAACTGGTGCTACTATTTCTCATGAACAAATGGATGCACTTGCAGAAGTGTTGAAAAAACATGATATTTATGTCATTTCAGATGAAATTTACAGTGAAAATACATTTGTTGGAGAACATCGCTCATTTGGTTCATACACAGAGTTAAAAGATAAATTATTCTTAATTCATGGTTTATCAAAATCTCATTCAATGACTGGCTGGCGTATAGGCTTCTTAATGGCTGATGCAAGATTAATAGGTGAAGTTGCCAAAATTCATTCATTCAATGCAATCTGTGCAGCACTGCCTAGTCAATATGCAGCCATCGAAGCATTAACCAATTGTAAGGATACACCACAAGAGATGAATAAAAGCTATATTAAGCGTCGCGATTATGTCTATGATCGTCTAGTGAAAATGGGGATTGAAGTGAAAAAACCAAACGGTGCATTCTACATTTTCCCATCTATCAAAAAATTTGGCCTAACATCTGAAGAATTTGCACTCCGTTTAATGAAACGAAAAGAGGGTGGTGTTGGGGTAATCCCAGGCTCTGTTTTTACACCATACGGGGAAGGTTATTTGCGTATCACCTATGCCTATTCAGATGAAGAACTAAAAGAAGGTATGGATCGTCTCGAAGCGTTTGTGGAAACACTCTAA
- the sda gene encoding sporulation histidine kinase inhibitor Sda translates to METLSDELLIKAYTDAKTHNLNLDFIHLLENEILRRILVKMLSESKLEDISTIKSFPIDFDIVNEYFNLA, encoded by the coding sequence ATGGAAACACTATCAGATGAATTATTAATCAAGGCCTACACTGACGCGAAAACTCATAATTTGAATTTAGATTTTATACATTTACTAGAAAATGAAATTCTACGGCGTATTTTGGTAAAGATGTTATCCGAATCTAAATTAGAGGACATTTCAACTATTAAATCTTTTCCAATAGATTTTGATATAGTCAATGAATATTTTAACCTTGCATGA
- a CDS encoding YqjF family protein, with protein sequence MSRIPWVMTQEWHDVYFLHWPVSPEEIRQYVPLDLEIDTFEDQAWISMIFFTMKNFRGRLMPPIPGIHTFLELNVRTYVKHKGKSGVYFFSLDVNHKIVAQLGRFGGFLPFRYANMTSKIDRNVVTFQNRWESMGESLEVFIASVEVISEPIQRTQLDYWLTERHYLWTKVMGKLIRQYNGHSPWILQRVHCTVHENSMAPMIISNGKENKPMAHFSKYKKAFLYLPVKES encoded by the coding sequence ATGAGTAGGATACCTTGGGTAATGACGCAAGAATGGCATGATGTATATTTTCTTCATTGGCCAGTTTCGCCAGAAGAGATACGTCAATATGTTCCATTAGATCTGGAGATTGATACATTTGAAGATCAAGCTTGGATTAGTATGATATTTTTCACGATGAAGAATTTTAGAGGCAGGTTGATGCCACCTATTCCGGGAATTCATACATTTTTAGAATTAAATGTACGAACATATGTGAAGCATAAAGGGAAATCAGGAGTTTATTTTTTTAGCTTAGATGTAAATCACAAAATTGTTGCTCAGCTAGGGAGATTTGGTGGTTTTCTGCCATTTCGTTATGCGAATATGACATCGAAGATTGATCGTAACGTAGTAACTTTTCAAAACAGATGGGAGTCTATGGGGGAATCGCTGGAGGTATTCATTGCATCTGTTGAAGTGATTTCTGAGCCCATCCAACGAACGCAATTAGACTATTGGCTAACGGAGCGCCATTATTTATGGACCAAAGTGATGGGGAAACTTATACGACAATATAACGGCCATTCGCCTTGGATTTTGCAACGAGTACATTGTACTGTTCATGAAAACTCGATGGCGCCAATGATCATAAGCAATGGAAAAGAAAATAAACCCATGGCCCACTTTTCAAAATATAAAAAAGCTTTCCTCTACTTACCAGTAAAAGAAAGCTAA
- a CDS encoding nuclease-related domain-containing protein codes for MIAKPYSTPHYLDALFRLIQRLSLTNSKRQDLENEYMRIKAGDLGEKVVMDSLEQLQLPYNFYIFHNLNLLIESRIQIDVFLLTPYYMIIFEVKNIKGAIELRQNPRQLVRTLQDGEVHAFNSPEPQLQEYVHQLIRFFDEYGIHIPIYGAIVFPFSSSFIKQTSTNSTILLRNEIKPFLRKIPTNIEYFTTKELAYWKNFFIRKHKEFDPYPLMKHYNIPRVNIMNGVFCRDCGKIGMQRIAYYWFCPHCHGKSSNGHETAIYEYLKIINSYITNAECRDFLRLKDINKSYRILKSMNLKKVGSYKNAKYTLPENRH; via the coding sequence TTGATTGCTAAGCCATATTCAACACCCCATTATCTAGATGCATTATTTCGATTAATCCAAAGGCTTTCATTGACAAATTCGAAACGGCAGGATTTAGAAAATGAATATATGCGGATCAAGGCAGGAGATCTTGGAGAAAAAGTTGTAATGGATTCACTCGAACAACTTCAGTTGCCGTACAATTTTTATATCTTTCATAATCTTAACCTATTGATAGAGTCCAGAATTCAAATTGATGTATTTTTATTAACTCCATACTATATGATCATTTTTGAAGTAAAAAATATAAAAGGTGCAATCGAATTAAGGCAAAACCCAAGGCAACTTGTTCGAACATTGCAAGACGGTGAAGTACATGCTTTTAATAGTCCCGAACCACAATTGCAAGAATATGTTCATCAATTGATAAGATTTTTTGACGAATATGGGATTCATATTCCTATTTACGGAGCAATTGTTTTTCCTTTTTCATCTAGTTTTATCAAACAAACTTCTACCAATTCAACCATCTTATTAAGAAATGAGATTAAACCATTTCTACGAAAAATACCTACAAATATAGAGTATTTTACTACTAAAGAACTTGCGTATTGGAAAAACTTTTTTATTAGAAAACACAAAGAGTTTGATCCATATCCATTAATGAAGCACTATAATATCCCACGAGTAAACATTATGAATGGTGTTTTTTGCAGAGATTGCGGAAAAATAGGAATGCAAAGAATTGCTTATTATTGGTTTTGCCCACATTGCCATGGTAAAAGTTCTAACGGACATGAAACCGCAATTTATGAGTATTTAAAAATAATAAACAGCTATATTACTAATGCAGAATGCAGAGATTTTCTAAGGTTAAAAGATATAAATAAAAGCTATAGAATTCTTAAAAGTATGAATTTGAAAAAAGTAGGGAGTTATAAAAATGCTAAATATACACTGCCTGAAAATCGGCATTGA
- a CDS encoding TatD family hydrolase has product MIIDAHIHFDQYTKEQQALVLKEMHQNEVSHLIAVSTDLPSCKANLALSKNDNRILSAFGFHPEQSLLEEIEEKQLFQWMKDNHEQMIAIGEVGLPYYLNQENSIHYQPYIDLLEKFIILAAELKKPIVLHAVHEDAKIACDLLEKHRVSAAHFHWFKGDIQTVDRMIANGYFISITPDVLYEEEIQSLVQQYPLEQMMVETDGPWPFAGPFVGQMTTPKMIQASIEKIAKLKQQPFDQVTTVLHENTKRFYQII; this is encoded by the coding sequence ATGATAATTGATGCACATATTCACTTTGATCAGTACACAAAGGAACAGCAAGCGTTAGTTTTAAAAGAAATGCACCAAAATGAAGTGTCGCATCTCATTGCTGTTTCGACGGATCTCCCATCATGCAAAGCCAATTTAGCTCTTTCGAAAAACGACAACCGTATTTTATCGGCGTTCGGCTTTCATCCAGAACAGTCATTACTTGAAGAAATAGAGGAGAAGCAGCTTTTCCAATGGATGAAAGATAATCATGAGCAGATGATTGCTATAGGGGAAGTAGGATTACCTTATTATTTAAATCAAGAAAACAGTATTCACTATCAACCGTATATTGACTTACTCGAAAAATTCATCATCCTAGCTGCAGAGCTCAAAAAGCCGATCGTGTTACATGCAGTCCATGAAGATGCCAAAATAGCTTGTGACTTATTAGAAAAACATCGGGTATCAGCCGCACATTTTCATTGGTTCAAAGGAGACATACAAACCGTAGATCGAATGATTGCTAATGGATACTTTATTTCCATTACACCGGACGTTCTCTATGAAGAAGAAATCCAAAGCCTTGTTCAACAATATCCACTCGAACAAATGATGGTTGAAACAGATGGACCCTGGCCATTTGCAGGACCCTTCGTTGGACAAATGACCACCCCAAAAATGATCCAAGCAAGTATTGAAAAAATAGCAAAACTAAAACAACAACCTTTTGACCAAGTAACTACCGTTCTTCATGAAAACACGAAAAGATTTTATCAAATTATATAG
- a CDS encoding ABC transporter ATP-binding protein yields the protein MLLNIEHVKKQFAETGVLRDISLHVEEGEFVALLGPSGSGKSTIFNLIGGIIEPDQGIISLNNKMIHGERGLIGYMPQQPSLFPWRTVLENVVLVQELSGKPNIQEAKEWLKKVGLEEFENAYPIELSGGMKQRVAFIRAMLSKQNLLCLDEPFSALDEFTRINMQKWLLSVWEENRKSILFVTHSIEEALFLADRIYILTKRPTMVKEELKVPFARPRDESLFNSEEFFHLKQKIFGLLKDELNEGLEK from the coding sequence ATGCTATTAAATATTGAACATGTGAAGAAACAGTTTGCTGAAACAGGAGTCTTACGGGATATCTCACTTCATGTAGAAGAAGGGGAATTTGTTGCACTTCTTGGTCCATCGGGAAGCGGAAAAAGTACAATCTTCAACTTAATCGGTGGAATCATTGAACCAGATCAAGGCATTATTTCTTTGAATAACAAAATGATTCATGGAGAGCGGGGATTGATCGGCTATATGCCACAACAGCCTTCACTATTTCCATGGAGAACCGTTCTTGAAAATGTAGTGCTTGTCCAAGAATTATCAGGAAAGCCTAACATTCAAGAGGCAAAAGAGTGGCTAAAAAAAGTAGGGCTCGAAGAATTTGAAAATGCCTATCCAATTGAACTTTCAGGTGGGATGAAACAACGAGTTGCTTTTATCAGAGCCATGTTGAGTAAACAAAATCTATTATGTCTTGATGAACCATTCTCTGCTTTAGATGAGTTTACAAGAATCAATATGCAAAAATGGCTATTATCTGTTTGGGAAGAAAATCGAAAATCCATATTATTTGTCACGCACAGTATTGAAGAAGCGTTGTTTTTGGCAGATCGAATCTATATTTTAACAAAGCGCCCAACGATGGTGAAAGAAGAATTGAAAGTACCTTTTGCAAGACCGAGAGATGAGAGTCTCTTTAACAGTGAAGAATTCTTTCATCTGAAACAGAAGATTTTTGGCTTATTAAAAGATGAATTAAATGAGGGATTGGAAAAATGA
- a CDS encoding ABC transporter permease, with amino-acid sequence MKWLRNNGGAIVLLLFLLGLWELIVRITDTPAWLLPAPSQIFSEGLKAIPSFSVDILATTKLSLLGLFIGSAVGFALAVILHILPIVQKITYPLLILSQNIPIIVLAPLLIIWFGFGMMPKLIVIGLVCFFPVVVAALDGFKNTPPELKYYMQMAGASKTQMFWKLELPNALPSLFSGLKISATYSVMGAVISEWLGAKQGIGVYMTLSQASFRTDHVFVAIFTIMFLSVLLFGLIRVFEKLFIKGKQEG; translated from the coding sequence ATGAAATGGTTAAGAAACAATGGAGGGGCGATTGTTCTCCTCCTCTTTCTTTTAGGTCTATGGGAACTAATTGTACGAATCACTGATACGCCAGCGTGGCTTTTGCCAGCACCATCACAAATCTTTTCAGAAGGATTGAAAGCGATTCCTAGCTTCTCTGTGGATATTTTGGCTACAACAAAATTATCTCTACTTGGCCTGTTCATTGGGAGTGCAGTAGGGTTTGCATTAGCAGTTATTCTACATATATTACCGATTGTACAAAAGATAACGTATCCATTGCTCATCCTATCACAAAACATCCCAATCATCGTTTTAGCACCACTATTAATCATTTGGTTTGGATTTGGCATGATGCCAAAGCTTATTGTCATTGGGCTCGTATGCTTTTTCCCAGTTGTTGTTGCAGCATTAGATGGCTTCAAAAACACGCCACCTGAGCTAAAATACTATATGCAAATGGCAGGGGCTTCGAAAACGCAGATGTTTTGGAAATTAGAACTGCCGAATGCACTTCCATCTTTATTTTCAGGACTTAAAATTTCAGCAACTTACAGTGTTATGGGCGCAGTTATTTCAGAATGGTTAGGTGCAAAACAAGGCATTGGCGTTTATATGACATTATCCCAAGCCTCTTTTCGCACGGATCATGTATTTGTGGCCATCTTTACAATCATGTTTTTAAGTGTGCTCTTATTTGGCCTCATCCGTGTATTTGAAAAGCTATTCATAAAAGGTAAGCAAGAGGGGTAG
- a CDS encoding thiamine-binding protein — translation MANSLISVQIIPKTEKYEDVIPFVDAAIKVIDESGVKYEVHPLETTMEGEISELMNIITKMNEKMVELGCVNVITQVKILYQPSGITMDTLTEKYRS, via the coding sequence ATGGCTAATTCTTTAATCAGTGTTCAAATCATACCAAAAACAGAAAAATACGAAGATGTGATTCCTTTTGTAGATGCTGCGATTAAAGTGATTGATGAATCAGGGGTAAAATACGAAGTACATCCTCTTGAAACAACAATGGAAGGCGAAATCTCTGAGCTGATGAATATCATTACGAAGATGAATGAAAAAATGGTTGAACTAGGATGTGTCAATGTCATTACACAAGTGAAAATTCTTTACCAACCATCAGGTATTACAATGGATACCTTAACGGAGAAATACCGATCATGA
- a CDS encoding ABC transporter substrate-binding protein, translating into MKKLFVFLLVAILALAGCQSKDKKEKATGKKELKKVTLVLDWTPNTNHTGLYVAKEKGFFKEQGLDVDIIQPGSTGADQLVASGKAEFGVSAQESLTQARVQGVPLVSIAAIIQHNTSGFASPIAKNIKTPKDFEGKTYGGWGSPVEKAVIDSLMKKEHADVNKVSIINAGDADYFTMVKKNVDFAWIYYGWTGLEAELRGEKLNMIYLTDYSKKLDYYTPVLTTNEKMIQNDPETVKAFVKAASQGYQYAIKNPDQAADILIKAAPDLNAKLVKKSQQWLADKYQDDAKQWGEQKLEIWQNYANWMSDNKLLEGKFDAKKAFTNEFLPQ; encoded by the coding sequence ATGAAAAAGTTATTTGTGTTTCTGTTAGTTGCGATTCTCGCATTAGCAGGTTGCCAGTCAAAGGATAAAAAAGAAAAGGCGACAGGCAAGAAAGAGCTGAAAAAAGTAACACTTGTCTTAGACTGGACACCTAATACAAACCACACTGGCTTGTATGTTGCAAAAGAAAAAGGCTTTTTTAAAGAACAAGGTTTAGATGTAGACATTATCCAACCAGGTAGTACGGGAGCAGATCAACTGGTTGCATCTGGAAAAGCAGAATTTGGTGTCAGTGCTCAAGAATCTTTAACACAAGCAAGAGTGCAAGGGGTTCCACTTGTATCCATTGCGGCGATTATTCAGCATAATACATCCGGATTTGCTTCACCAATTGCTAAAAACATTAAAACTCCAAAAGACTTTGAAGGTAAAACTTATGGCGGATGGGGATCACCAGTTGAAAAAGCTGTCATTGATTCATTGATGAAAAAAGAACATGCGGATGTAAATAAAGTAAGTATTATTAATGCTGGAGACGCTGACTACTTCACAATGGTCAAAAAAAATGTAGATTTTGCATGGATTTACTATGGATGGACAGGTCTAGAAGCGGAACTTCGCGGAGAAAAATTGAACATGATTTATTTAACAGACTATAGTAAAAAGCTTGATTACTACACACCTGTTTTAACAACAAATGAAAAAATGATCCAAAACGATCCTGAAACAGTGAAGGCTTTTGTGAAAGCGGCTTCTCAAGGCTATCAATATGCTATAAAAAATCCTGACCAAGCAGCAGATATCTTAATTAAAGCTGCACCAGATTTAAATGCAAAACTTGTGAAGAAAAGTCAACAATGGCTTGCGGATAAATATCAAGATGATGCAAAACAATGGGGCGAGCAAAAACTTGAAATTTGGCAAAACTATGCAAATTGGATGAGCGACAATAAATTATTAGAAGGCAAATTCGATGCGAAAAAAGCATTCACAAACGAATTTTTGCCACAATAG